DNA sequence from the Eisenibacter elegans DSM 3317 genome:
GCTTATTTTTTTGATACATCAAGTGCTCATCAAGCAAGCAAAAGTGTGTTAAGCTAATGCCTTGTGTGGCTGTGGCAAGGGTATCTTGCCACAATACTCGGCCTTCTTGGCTGTCGAGTATGATTAATTGTTGGGTCATTTTGGTGTCGGTATCAGAAGGATGATAATAATACGAAAGCACTAGGAGCTTCGTTCCCTCCCAATAATTGATAGCTTTTGTGGGCACTATCTTTAGATTTAACTCTAAAAACTTTCTAAGGGTTGCAAAATACATATTTTCTTCAGCATAGTACAAAGGGTAAGCTACTTTATGTTGGTTAAAATCTTTTTGCGCAATATTCGTGCAAGGTTTTAAAGTTGGCTCTTTCCAAGGCAAACAGAAGTGCTGCGTTGTGCCGTCGGCTTGGGGCTGACTTAGGTATGCGCCTTGCTGGTCGTTGCCAAGCCAGAGGGCTTCGGGGAACTGCCCCAGCGCCTTGCCGCTGGGCAAATGTGCCCAATATACGCCGGCAGTGCGGGGTTGGTCGGGGTCAGGATAGTGTTCCCAGACAGCGATACCGTCCCAGATGGCCTTGGGGGTGAGCCACCAACTTTCGGCCAACGAAACCTGATGTAGGCTATATTGGCCCAGCTGATAATCTACACAGGCCCATTGTACTTGCATAGCCTCAGGGTCGCGCATTTCTACCCAAACCCAAGGGCGATACCCATCGACTACCAAACGCCAAATAGGCAAAGGCAGCATTACCGAAATTTTTGGCTGTATTACACTAGATATACCGGTCATTTTTTGTATCTTTATGCTTAGGCGTATTTTGTCTGGCTAAAATTTGTCTGAACCTTCAGCGTGAGCTTCCCAACAAACAATTTTTGCCTCCCAACAAAGCTCATATACAAGCCTACTGTGTCAACAAACAAAATGCTTGACTGATTCGTCTTAAATCTTAAAGCGTAGTGGTGGTCGACAAAGTATCGATGGGTATCTACATACTCATCGGCCAAACGATGCCCACCATCAACTTAGCTCAACACAGACTATACGCATTGACAAAGGTAAAAACAAGGACTATGAACTTATCAAAATATATCACTTTTTGTGGGATTACTCTCCTCTGCTGGTTTTGTTACCAACAATTCTCGTTTTCTTGGTTTCCAAAAGCTTGGGCGCAAGAGACACGCCCCTTGGTGTATGGGCTGAAGATAGACAGCGAAATTGACCCCACCACCCAACGGTATATACAGCTTGGTCTAGAAGAGGCCACCCGCCAAAACGCCGACTATATCCTGTTGGAGCTGAATACCTTTGGTGGGCGTGTAGACAATGCAGACGCCATCCGGATGGCCCTGCTCAACTACCCCAAGCCAGTGTGGGTGTTTATCAATCAAAATGCAGGCTCTGCCGGCGCGCTGATTTCTTTGGCTTGCAACAAAATCTATATGCATCCTGGCGCTACTATTGGCGCAGCCACAGTTGTTACTCAAGATGGTACCAAGGCCTCGGGCAAGATGCAGTCGTATATGGCCGAAAAAATGCGTGCTACTGCCGAAGCTACCGGGCGTAACCCCGAAATAGCTGCTGCTATGGTAGACGAAAGTATAGAAGTAGATGAGTTGCAAAAAGGCAAAGTATTGACTCTCAATACCCGAAGAGCCATCGAAAAAGGGATATGTGATGGCCAAGTAAGTACTGTTGAAGCGTTGCTGAAAGCCGAGGGCATCAAAGATTACCGTTATGCCATACATCAACTCAGCAACACAGAACGCGTCATTGCGATGTTCCTCAACCCCTTCGTAAGTAGTATTTTGATAATGATTATCCTTGGGGGTATTTATTTCGAACTACAAACGCCTGGGGTCGGCTTTCCTATCGCCGCTGCCGCCATCGCCGCTATCTTGTACTTTATTCCTTATTATCTCCACGGTTTGGCCGAATACTGGGAGCTGCTCCTGCTGGTGGTTGGGGTAGGGCTGATAGCCGCCGAGATATTTGTCATCCCAGGCTTTGGATTGGCCGGCATAATGGGCTTTTTCTGTACAGGTAGCGCGCTGATGTTGATGATGGTAGGCAACGAATGGCTCGACTTTCGGTTTGTAAGCCCTGCCGAACTGTATGCCTCTTTTGTGTCGGTGGCGGTGAGCTTGCTGGCAGGTGCCATCTTGATTATCTTGGCTGTGCCGCAGATTTTGAAGAGCAAACCCTTCCGCGACATCTCGCTCGAATCTGTTATGGATAGCAAAGAAGGCTATACCGCCGCCACTATCCGTACCAATTACATAGGCAAAAGAGGACAAACGCATACTGTGCTGCGTCCCAGCGGTACCATCATTATCGACGGAGAATATTATGACGCGCAAAGCCGTGGCGAATACCTCCCACGTGGGGTAGACGTAATCGTTGTAGGCCAAGAGGGTACTTCGCTGCAAGTACGCCGCGTAGAAACCCCCGTAGACCTAGATGTGCTCGAAGCCCAATAACGGCCTTTGTGTGCCAGCAAACATACAATGCCTCCAAAATTTAGCCTATTAGCTAGCCTTTGGAGGCACTTCCTTGTTGTTATACATTGATTGTCAGCCGGAAAATCCTTATCTTTGCAGGTTTATATTCGCATTCCAATTGCTTATGACCAAGACTTATGATACCCGCCCCGCTGCCGAAACAGCTGTGTTGGTGGCGGTAAGCCCTAGCTTTCAAACCCAAGAAACCACACAATCTTACCTAGATGAGCTGGCATTCTTGGCGACGACACTAGGCATAGAAACCCTACATACCTTCACCCAAAAACTCGACAAGCCTCATCCACAAACCTTTGTAGGCAAGGGAAAGCTAGAAGAGATAGTGCAGTATGTCAAAGAAAATGAGGTAGATATGATTATTTTTGATGATGACCTCTCCCCCTCTCAAGTCCGCAATATGGAGCGCGCCTTCAATGGTGTTATCATAGACAAGGCCAAACACAAAATCTTAGACCGCAGTTTGCTGATTCTGGACATCTTTGCCAAACGCGCCCAAACCATACAGGCCAAAACCCAAGTAGAGCTAGCACAGTACCAATATATGTATCCACGCCTGACGAGGATGTGGACTCACCTTTCCAAACAAAAAGGGGGCATCGGTATGCGTGGCCCAGGGGAAACAGAACTCGAAACAGACCGTCGGATTGTAAAGGACAAAATAGCCCTGCTCAAAACCAAGCTCTCCAAAATCGATAGCCAAAATACTACTCGCCGCAAAGCCCGCGAAGACTCGGTGAGGGTGGCACTAGTAGGCTATACCAACGTGGGTAAATCGACGCTGATGCGCCTACTGGCCAAGACCGATGTGTTTGCCGAAAACAAACTCTTCGCTACCGTAGACTCTACAGTACGCAAGGTAGTCTTAGACAACATCCCGTTCCTACTCACCGATACAGTAGGGTTTATCCGCAAGCTTCCGACTACCCTTATAGAGTCGTTTAAGTCTACCTTAGATGAAATTCGAGAGGCCGACATCCTGATTCATGTGGTCGATATTTCTTCATCTCACTATGAAGAACACATACAGGTAGTCCGAGAGACCTTGGCCGATATCCAGTCTGCCGACAAACCCACGCTGATGGTCTACAACAAAATAGACCTGCTGCGCCAAGAGCTGCCCGAAGAGACGACCTTCAGCCCACAAGAAAATGCACTCTATATCTCGGCTACTAGCCAAGAAAACATACAGGCGCTACGCGAAGCCCTGATGGAGTTGGTCAGACATAAGTACCAAGCCATCTATCCCAACTATTTGTAAGGCCAAAGGCTACGCAAGGGATTCGGAGCAAAACAGTTGTGAAAGCCATCGTTTTACCCTATCTTTGCCTAAATTTTTGCCAATCAAATCGCTTCAGTATGGCCGGCTAAACATTGTGGTTATAACTTTTAGCCAAAAAATTTTCATGTTAAGCGCCGAAGCCGTACTTTTGCAATCCTTATAAATCAATGATTTATAGTTTGTTACATCAGTTGTACAATATTTAAACAAGCATTTTAAAGTGACAAAAGCGGAGGTTATTACAGAAATCGCCAACAAAACAGGCGTTAACAAAGACGACGTACAGAAGACCGTAGAGGCTTTCTTCAAAGTAGTTCAAAAGTCTATGGAAGAAGGTCACAACATCTATGTGCGTGGCTTTGGTAGTTTTGTCAATAAAAAACGTGCGCGCAAAGTAGCCCGTAATATTTCAAAAAACACGGCTATCGTTATTGAGCCGCACTACGTGCCTACTTTCAAGCCATCTAAGACTTTCGTAGACAAAGTCAAAAATAGCAACACGCTAAAGGAGACCATCAAGCAGTCGTCATAAGTTAAATGCCTATGCAATACCCTACGAATCTGAAGATAGGAATAGTCGTTGTTGCAATAATCTTGAGTGTAGGCCTATACAGTCTACCCAAGGTCTTGGTCAGTAATGCTACCGAAAGCCTCAAAACGGACGCAGCCGAAATGCAGAGCCAACACGAAAGTATGCTCAGCCCGGCTGACCAGGCATCGCTCCTACAGCTCAAACAAGCGTGGCAACAAGCCTCCGAAGCGGCTACACAATCTGCCTTGGCAGACTCACTGTACACCTTCTTCAGAGCGCGTAGCCTGTTTGATAGTGCCGCCGTATACAAAGCTTGGCAAGCCGACCAACAACCCGACGAGGCCCACCTGATGGCCGCTGCGGATGCTTATTTGGAAGCTTCAGAATTTGCTATCGATGCGCAAAAAGCAAATCAATTGGCCCTGAAAGCACGTAAATATTACGAAGCTGTATTGGCCAAAACCCCTAGCAACCTGACAGCCAAGACCAAATTGGGCACCACCTATCTGACCGATAGCAACCCCATGCAGGGCATCGCTCTCATTCGTGAGGTATTGCAAGCTGCGCCCACTGACGAGCTTGCGCTCTTTACTTTAGGAATGCTCTCGATACGCTCCGGGCAATATGCCAATGCCGTGAGCCGCTTCGAAGAATTATTGGCAAACCACCCCCAAAACGAAGAAGCTAAATATTACTTGGCGCAAAGCTACCATAATGTAGGCCAAACCGCTCAAGCCAAAGACCTGCTTCAGGCGTTGGAAAAAGGGGCGCAAGACACGCTCATCCGTGCTGCCGCCCGACGTTATCTGGATGAGTTAAATTAATTGTTTCACCCAAAAACACTCAAAGTTATGCCTTGTGGTAAAAAAAGAAAAAGACATAAGATTGCAACTCACAAACGCAAGAAGCGTCTAAGAAAAAATCGTCATAAGAAGAAGTAATTTTCACGCAAATATCCTGCCAAGCGCGTCGCTCAGCCCCCTAGGCTGAGACGCGCTATTTGGCATGATATGGCTATAAAAGCCCCCTCAATTTTGCTTCTGGTATCTATCATTTAGTGCTGCAAGAAGTATTTTGACCGCAGGCTCGGGGCGAAGCCAAGAGCCGGTTTTAGTCTACTACTAAACAACTTGGCTGGAGTAAGCCCGCCAAAAGTCAAAAGATTACAGCATGTTTCGTGAAAATGTTTCAGACCATCAAACCAACAAAGACTTGAGTAACGAATTAGTCATCAATTCTACTCAGCAAGGTGAACGAATCGTACTGCTGCAAGACAAAAACATTGTAGAATACCATTTAGAAGAACGGGATAACCATTTTACGGTAGGTGACATTTATTTGGGACAAGTCAAGAAAGTAGTCCCCGGCCTCAACGCAGCCTTTATTGATATAGGCTACGAAAAAGATGCCTTTTTGCATTATTTAGACTTGGGCAAAGAGTTTGGCTCACTCCAAAAGCATGTCCGAGAGACGACCTCCAAAAAAAATAACCCCCTGCGCAAAATTAGCACCCTTACCCTAGAGCCTCAAATCGAC
Encoded proteins:
- a CDS encoding HU family DNA-binding protein, whose amino-acid sequence is MTKAEVITEIANKTGVNKDDVQKTVEAFFKVVQKSMEEGHNIYVRGFGSFVNKKRARKVARNISKNTAIVIEPHYVPTFKPSKTFVDKVKNSNTLKETIKQSS
- a CDS encoding NfeD family protein; amino-acid sequence: MNLSKYITFCGITLLCWFCYQQFSFSWFPKAWAQETRPLVYGLKIDSEIDPTTQRYIQLGLEEATRQNADYILLELNTFGGRVDNADAIRMALLNYPKPVWVFINQNAGSAGALISLACNKIYMHPGATIGAATVVTQDGTKASGKMQSYMAEKMRATAEATGRNPEIAAAMVDESIEVDELQKGKVLTLNTRRAIEKGICDGQVSTVEALLKAEGIKDYRYAIHQLSNTERVIAMFLNPFVSSILIMIILGGIYFELQTPGVGFPIAAAAIAAILYFIPYYLHGLAEYWELLLLVVGVGLIAAEIFVIPGFGLAGIMGFFCTGSALMLMMVGNEWLDFRFVSPAELYASFVSVAVSLLAGAILIILAVPQILKSKPFRDISLESVMDSKEGYTAATIRTNYIGKRGQTHTVLRPSGTIIIDGEYYDAQSRGEYLPRGVDVIVVGQEGTSLQVRRVETPVDLDVLEAQ
- a CDS encoding tetratricopeptide repeat protein; protein product: MQYPTNLKIGIVVVAIILSVGLYSLPKVLVSNATESLKTDAAEMQSQHESMLSPADQASLLQLKQAWQQASEAATQSALADSLYTFFRARSLFDSAAVYKAWQADQQPDEAHLMAAADAYLEASEFAIDAQKANQLALKARKYYEAVLAKTPSNLTAKTKLGTTYLTDSNPMQGIALIREVLQAAPTDELALFTLGMLSIRSGQYANAVSRFEELLANHPQNEEAKYYLAQSYHNVGQTAQAKDLLQALEKGAQDTLIRAAARRYLDELN
- a CDS encoding DUF4905 domain-containing protein, which gives rise to MTGISSVIQPKISVMLPLPIWRLVVDGYRPWVWVEMRDPEAMQVQWACVDYQLGQYSLHQVSLAESWWLTPKAIWDGIAVWEHYPDPDQPRTAGVYWAHLPSGKALGQFPEALWLGNDQQGAYLSQPQADGTTQHFCLPWKEPTLKPCTNIAQKDFNQHKVAYPLYYAEENMYFATLRKFLELNLKIVPTKAINYWEGTKLLVLSYYYHPSDTDTKMTQQLIILDSQEGRVLWQDTLATATQGISLTHFCLLDEHLMYQKNKQELVILSL
- the hflX gene encoding GTPase HflX; protein product: MTKTYDTRPAAETAVLVAVSPSFQTQETTQSYLDELAFLATTLGIETLHTFTQKLDKPHPQTFVGKGKLEEIVQYVKENEVDMIIFDDDLSPSQVRNMERAFNGVIIDKAKHKILDRSLLILDIFAKRAQTIQAKTQVELAQYQYMYPRLTRMWTHLSKQKGGIGMRGPGETELETDRRIVKDKIALLKTKLSKIDSQNTTRRKAREDSVRVALVGYTNVGKSTLMRLLAKTDVFAENKLFATVDSTVRKVVLDNIPFLLTDTVGFIRKLPTTLIESFKSTLDEIREADILIHVVDISSSHYEEHIQVVRETLADIQSADKPTLMVYNKIDLLRQELPEETTFSPQENALYISATSQENIQALREALMELVRHKYQAIYPNYL